GCATGAAATTCATAGACATTGACAAAATAAAGTATAAGCCCGATCTGAAAAGGGATTCATTATTTATTTTATTGGCAGTCATTTTTGCAGTTATTGCAACAATAAAAAAATTTGACGATATGAGCAGTGTCGTCAAGATCATTCTATTTTCTGTTCCAATTACATCCGTAATCCTGTTCCTATATTTCAAGATTGATTCATATTTAAAAGTTGAAGCAAAAATCAAGAAATTGTCATTCATAGCTTTGTTCGTGCTTGCATATATTCTTCCCAAAATTATTTTTAAAACGGTTCAATCCGACTTTGTTGAGTATTTAATACTCTGGGTATGCGTTGAAGGTCTTGCATTCGGATTCCTTATCGAGCCAAGACTGAGAGAAAAGAGAAAGGAATAGGGGTAAGGTTCTCCGGCGAAGCATGGCCTCTTGGTAAGAGATAGACGCAAAGCTAGGGGACGTTGCCAAGATAACCAACATATACTAAGATGTTGCCATGCCAAGACAAGCAAGACTAGAAGCTCCCGGAGTGCTGCATCATGTAATGGCAAGAGGGATAGAATAGGAGCTGATATTCAAATGGTAATAAGGGGGTTGTCCCCAATTTGCCAAAATTTGCCAATTTGCCAATTTATTGTATGAGCTTCACAGCGCCTCATGGGCAGTGGCCTTTATCACCTCTTTGATATTCTTGTCGAGAAACTCGGGAATATAGGGGATATCAAGATTGAGAAACCCTGAGGTGATGACGGAAACAGCATCCTCCCGCGATATGCCTCTGGACATGAGATACTCCACCTGTTCCTCAGAGATGGGACCGATCGATGCCTCATGTGAAAGCTCTGCCTTCAGGGAACCGTCCGAGACCAGCTGCGGGATGGCGTCAATCTTTGCCTGCCGTGAGAATAGAATCCCGCGACAGTCGAGATGCGCAAGGCAATACTCCCTGGTCTTTGCAACAAGGTCTCCCCGCGCAAAGATAATGCTTTTATCAGCGGCAATCGTCCGTGCGACAGATTCCCCCCGGGTATCAGTCCCTTCAAGGATAATCCTGGAACCGAGATCGATATATGAGTCCCTGAGTCCGTAGACGACTGTATTGAACTTTGCAGATGACCTGTCCCCCTTAAGATGCGCGACGGGAAAGGCCTGTATGGATTTGACCGGCTTCAGGAGCACGTAATTGCTCACAAAAGAACCGTCTTCTTCGACGACCGCCCATGTTCTCGGCCTGACATGAAAATTGTCTGCCCAGTTATGGATCATCGTGAAAAAAAGCTTCCCGCCCTTTTTTACATAAAATTCTGAAATCCCAAGATGAATCCCTTCTGCACTGCTGTCCGACAGGGTGCAGCCGGTGATCACCTGGAGTTCCGCACCTTCCTCCACAATGATGATATTATGCACGTTTTGACTTATATAGTTTTCCGCTACCAGAAGGCATGACTGCACAGGGTACTGGGGTTTCTGATGAGGAAATACCCGGATGAAATAGCCGTGGGTCATATTCAGTGCTGCCTGTGCGGTATATTTGTCCTGGTCTATGGGGACCGATTTCCAGAAGTACTCCTCAATCCAGTCGTATCTGGTCAGTGCATCGGACGTGCTCATGATCTCCAGCTGCCCCTCATATGCCTTATTCAGGCTTTCATACACCACAGACTGGTCGACCTGCAGAAAGGACCCGGCCCGGTATTCTTCATTCAGATTGATTCCTGTAAGGATCGCTGCCTCCTGAGCCTGATGCGAAAGGCTTTCGAGGCTCTCGATTTTTCCCCTCTCTATATGCTGGTTATATTGTGAAAGATCTATGTCCGGACCGAAGAAGGCCTTTTTGTCTTTTGCACTTTCGGCTTTTGCCCGTATCTCTGAAAGGCGTGTTTCGCTTATCGGCATTCCGCGCACCTCCTGTAGCCATGCTTTTTGATCTCCGCAAGGATATCGCGGGGATTACCCCTGCAGAGCAGATTTCCGTCAAATACGATATACCCCTTATCTGCGTTCACGAAGTCAAGGATATAGCCGGTATGAGTAATGATAATCGCACTTCTCTTCGGGTCTTTCACTTTGTCTTTTCCAAGGAGCGAGTTTATCGCCTCACCTACGAGCGCAATGTTTTCTATGTCTACCCCTGATTCCGGTTCATCGATGAGGACCAGATCGGGTCGCTGGACCATAAGCTGGAGAAGCTCCGAGCGTTTCATCTCTCCACCGGAAAATCCGTCATTCAGTCCCCTGTTCAGGTGCTCAGAAAGGTTGAGCTTCTGGACTTTTGCGGAGATATCCTGCATGTCAGAACCATTGATGATTTCGATCATTCTGCTCAGCGTGACACCTTTCACGGTAGGCGGCCGCTGAAAAGATATGCCGAGGCCGAGCCGTGCCCTTTCAGAAAGATCCATGCCGGTAATATCGTTGCCTTTGAAATAGATCCGGCCCTGCTCTATTTTATATTTTGGAAATCCCATCAGTGTCATCATGAAGGTTGTTTTGCCTGCTCCATTGGGACCGAACAGCATATTGATTTCCCCGTAATTCATCGAGAAATTCACGCCCTTCAATACCTGTCTGTCACCGACGGATACCCAGAGGTCCTGCACCATCAGCATTTCGCTCACAATTGTATTCTCCTTCCATGAATGCGGATATGATTTCTATTATTTATGAAAACCCGGAATTAGTAAATATAATTATTTATTTATTGATCTGGCGTTACATGCAGTACAATCTGGTATTGACAAAGGCATTTCTCATTTAGTATGGTATGGAAAAGACAATCTTCGTCGAATAACCGTATAAACCTCCCTGGATAGGCAAAGTCCTACCGGGTCATTAAACCACCGAATAAGAGTAATCCTGATAGGAGTATAATGATGGAAAACCCGAAGAAAAGTGCAGTGACAGATCATATTTCTATTTCCGAACTGAAAGAGAAAACGATTGACGAGCTTACCGACGTAGCGAGGGATCTGAATGTTGAAGGCGCAAGCAGCATGCGGAAGCAGGATCTGATCTTCGCCATACTCCAGGCACAGACAGAAAAAACTGGGTATGTATTTTCCGAAGGGGTGCTGGAAATCCTGCCCGACGGTTTTGGATTTTTGAGGTCACCTGACTACAGCTACCTGCCGGGTCCGGATGATATTTATGTATCGCCTTCGCAGATACGAAGGTTTAACCTGAGAACCGGCGACCTTGTCTCGGGCCAGATACGCCCTCCGAAAGAGAGTGAGCGGTATTTTGCCCTCCTCAAGGTGGAAGCGATTAACCACGAATCCCCTGAAGAGAATATCAACAGACCGCTGTTTGATAACCTGATTCCTTACTACCCGACCGAAAAGATCAAGCTTGAATATGACCATAATGATTTCTCGACAAGGGTAATGGACCTCATATCCCCCATCGGCATGGGGCAGAGAGGAATGATCGTCGCCGCACCGCGAACCGGAAAAACCATGCTTCTGCAGTCCATTGCCAAGGCTATCAAGAAGAACCACCGGGATATCCATCTTATGATCCTCCTGATCGATGAGAGGCCGGAGGAAGTGACCGACTGGAAGCGGCAGGTTCCCACGGCAGAGATAATCAGTTCAACATTTGATGAGCCGCCCCAGCGGCATTGCCAGGTATCGGAGATGGTGATCGAAAGGGCAAAGCGCCTTGTCGAGTGCAAGAGGAATGTGGTCATTCTCCTGGACAGCATTACGCGGCTGGCGCGCGCATACAATGCCGTCATCCCGGCAAGCGGGAAGGTGCTCTCAGGCGGACTCGA
This is a stretch of genomic DNA from Nitrospirota bacterium. It encodes these proteins:
- a CDS encoding SufD family Fe-S cluster assembly protein, translating into MPISETRLSEIRAKAESAKDKKAFFGPDIDLSQYNQHIERGKIESLESLSHQAQEAAILTGINLNEEYRAGSFLQVDQSVVYESLNKAYEGQLEIMSTSDALTRYDWIEEYFWKSVPIDQDKYTAQAALNMTHGYFIRVFPHQKPQYPVQSCLLVAENYISQNVHNIIIVEEGAELQVITGCTLSDSSAEGIHLGISEFYVKKGGKLFFTMIHNWADNFHVRPRTWAVVEEDGSFVSNYVLLKPVKSIQAFPVAHLKGDRSSAKFNTVVYGLRDSYIDLGSRIILEGTDTRGESVARTIAADKSIIFARGDLVAKTREYCLAHLDCRGILFSRQAKIDAIPQLVSDGSLKAELSHEASIGPISEEQVEYLMSRGISREDAVSVITSGFLNLDIPYIPEFLDKNIKEVIKATAHEAL
- a CDS encoding ABC transporter ATP-binding protein encodes the protein MLMVQDLWVSVGDRQVLKGVNFSMNYGEINMLFGPNGAGKTTFMMTLMGFPKYKIEQGRIYFKGNDITGMDLSERARLGLGISFQRPPTVKGVTLSRMIEIINGSDMQDISAKVQKLNLSEHLNRGLNDGFSGGEMKRSELLQLMVQRPDLVLIDEPESGVDIENIALVGEAINSLLGKDKVKDPKRSAIIITHTGYILDFVNADKGYIVFDGNLLCRGNPRDILAEIKKHGYRRCAECR
- the rho gene encoding transcription termination factor Rho codes for the protein MSISELKEKTIDELTDVARDLNVEGASSMRKQDLIFAILQAQTEKTGYVFSEGVLEILPDGFGFLRSPDYSYLPGPDDIYVSPSQIRRFNLRTGDLVSGQIRPPKESERYFALLKVEAINHESPEENINRPLFDNLIPYYPTEKIKLEYDHNDFSTRVMDLISPIGMGQRGMIVAAPRTGKTMLLQSIAKAIKKNHRDIHLMILLIDERPEEVTDWKRQVPTAEIISSTFDEPPQRHCQVSEMVIERAKRLVECKRNVVILLDSITRLARAYNAVIPASGKVLSGGLDSNALQRPKRFFGTARNIEEGGSLTIIATALVDTGSRMDDVIFEEFKGTGNMELHLDRKLVDKRIFPTIDINASGTRKEELLVDRDVLNKMWILRKVLTPLSTVESIEFLLGKLMGTKSNKDFLEMMNK